One genomic segment of Mesoterricola silvestris includes these proteins:
- a CDS encoding sensor histidine kinase, with amino-acid sequence MWIRISSLRSRILVWLLVPLASTAALGILLSRRDAAAMATVVQDRLLLGSARTIAQQVSFEDGLIEVAIPPSALELFQGDTGDRVYYRIASSRGVLLSGYAEVPAPPGDLRPEESTRFTTRVRNEPVRVVAYAQPVFGAPGEGPVVIEVAQTFQAHDALAQRIWLGNIRQDLLTLVLVAILVWLALRGALKSILLLRDRVQERHAGSLEPLDAGPVPTELQPLVGAINGYVERLDTQMAVRSRFIANAAHQLRTPFTILQTQVNFGLRESDPALKDQALAAILQGVRQGTRLVNQLLSLSRAEASFLPFRNRVNVAELAQRVLEEQGALAQSRDMDLGLDVLTDQAEMPGSASMLHELLANLVDNALHYTQPGGVVTVTVDRPGQGLVLKVEDNGPGIPPADRARVFERFCRLQVDGTQGCGLGLSIAQEVAHALGGTIELSDPDAGTGLVVTVTFP; translated from the coding sequence ATGTGGATTAGGATCTCCAGCCTTCGCAGCCGCATCCTGGTGTGGCTCCTGGTGCCCCTGGCCTCGACCGCGGCCCTGGGGATCCTCCTGTCCCGCCGGGACGCCGCGGCCATGGCCACGGTGGTCCAGGACCGGCTCCTGCTGGGTTCGGCGCGCACCATCGCCCAGCAGGTCAGCTTCGAGGACGGCCTCATCGAAGTGGCCATTCCCCCCTCCGCGCTGGAGCTCTTCCAGGGCGACACCGGGGACCGGGTCTACTACCGCATCGCCTCCAGCCGGGGCGTGCTGCTCTCGGGCTACGCCGAGGTGCCCGCGCCCCCGGGGGACCTGCGCCCCGAGGAATCCACCCGCTTCACGACGCGGGTGCGCAACGAACCCGTTCGGGTGGTGGCCTACGCCCAGCCGGTCTTCGGGGCCCCGGGCGAAGGTCCGGTGGTCATCGAGGTGGCCCAGACCTTCCAGGCCCACGACGCCCTGGCCCAGCGCATCTGGCTCGGCAACATCCGCCAGGACCTGTTGACCCTGGTCCTGGTGGCCATCCTGGTGTGGCTGGCCCTGCGGGGGGCCCTGAAGAGCATCCTCCTGCTGCGGGACCGGGTGCAGGAGCGCCACGCCGGTTCCCTGGAACCGCTGGACGCCGGCCCCGTGCCCACCGAGCTCCAGCCCCTGGTGGGGGCCATCAACGGCTACGTGGAGCGCCTGGACACCCAGATGGCGGTGCGCAGCCGCTTCATCGCCAACGCCGCCCACCAGCTGCGCACCCCCTTCACCATCCTCCAGACCCAGGTGAACTTCGGCCTGCGCGAATCCGACCCGGCCCTGAAGGACCAGGCCCTCGCCGCCATCCTCCAGGGGGTGCGCCAGGGCACCCGCCTCGTCAATCAGCTCCTCAGCCTCTCCCGGGCCGAAGCCTCCTTCCTTCCCTTCCGGAACCGCGTGAACGTGGCGGAGCTGGCCCAGCGGGTGCTGGAGGAGCAGGGAGCCCTGGCCCAGTCCAGGGACATGGACCTGGGCCTGGACGTGCTCACGGACCAGGCCGAGATGCCCGGTTCCGCCTCCATGCTCCACGAGCTCCTGGCCAATCTCGTGGACAACGCCCTCCACTACACCCAGCCCGGCGGCGTCGTCACGGTGACCGTGGACCGCCCCGGCCAGGGGCTCGTCCTCAAGGTCGAGGACAACGGCCCCGGCATCCCCCCGGCGGACCGCGCGCGGGTCTTCGAGCGCTTCTGCCGGCTGCAGGTGGACGGAACCCAGGGCTGCGGCCTGGGACTCTCCATCGCCCAGGAAGTCGCCCACGCCCTGGGGGGCACCATCGAACTGTCCGATCCGGACGCGGGCACGGGGCTGGTCGTGACGGTCACCTTCCCGTAA